In Halichondria panicea chromosome 17, odHalPani1.1, whole genome shotgun sequence, a single window of DNA contains:
- the LOC135351234 gene encoding sorting nexin-29-like has protein sequence MDTNSSDAVIRQNLLDRLLHAVKQVQVHFGARQEIATETDIRVSTLCTEWEAVLLHGQRKPKPKRIVPPTRSGGLGTLWALAKLASSQEELQRFLQLENTKTEIGRGRAWLRAAINERTLENYMHTILGSDQGLRGLYLENAFVLDLERASMLPVMAAGLCSIIFSIPIDVDYLNTSTRVDVPLEATPPPVLNHPPTIINRMADNNDDGDDSDDVVAVNAKERKKKKKKPRPQQNDSSVKLSEEGVKPESTKEVVTPNNSDHYISVHTKELDTPPIGESASSSSSRLSINEEGVSPMYVSFGIEPVSHDFGMYETEAAVNATALVLSATTSQPVEGVMSLESGETKTKMSAEELREAVLVLVKAKKELEDTNSHLRGMVAELESTRSQLLSDLEGSTNEIASLRELHTSQLAGLERENDLLREQLKKYVGMVRNSTHQSNESLVPSSTETEGQEQKLAQMAEMYGELMELNERLHKTMAGKDTLITTLVASITEAGLQLPVPADSLPPGALQPKSLVDMWIPSAIKKGRGPEGHHVYQVFVRVRKEEWNVYRRYAEFREFHTQLAKHLPQVNSFNFPPRKTRNKTSHLVEERRLKLQDYLRQVVHLCSTTPVSVMKGKKQQQKEGVGNSSPIIQADINKASFVHLFPFFREDLYVDSTQRPSNPSYSGL, from the exons ATGGACACCAACAGCTCCGACGCAGTGATCAGACAGAACCTTCTGGATAGGCTCCTACATGCTGTCAAACAG GTACAGGTGCATTTTGGAGCCAGACAAGAGATTGCCACAGAAACAGACATACG agTGTCGACGCTGTGTACAGAGTGGGAGGCGGTCCTACTTCACGGTCAGAGAAAGCCCAAGCCTAAGCGTATAGTTCCACCCACTCGAAGTGGAGGGCTGGGAACGCTATGGGCTCTGGCAAAACTGGCATCTAGTCAGGAGGAGCTCCAACGATTTCTTCAATTAGAGAACACCAAAACAGAAATTGGCCGGGGGAGGGCGTGGCTTCGAGCGGCTATTAACGAGCGTACACTCGAGAACTACATGCACACCATCCTCGGCAGTGATCAGGGTCTAAG AGGTCTGTACTTGGAGAATGCGTTTGTACTCGACTTGGAGCGAGCAAGTATGCTCCCAGTAATGGCTGCTGGCCTCTGCTCTATTATATTCTCCATACCCATCGACGTTGACTACCTTAACACCTCCACTCGGGTGGACGTCCCCCTGGAGGCCACGCCCCCTCCTGTCCTAAACCATCCCCCCACCATTATCAATCGGATGGCAGACAACAATG ATGATGGAGATGATAGTGATGATGTGGTGGCTGTCAATGCAAaggaaagaaagaaaaagaagaagaaacCTCGTCCTCAGCAAAACGATAGTTCAGTAAAATTGAGTGAGGAAGGAGTTAAACCTGAAAGCACTAAGGAAGTGGTTACACCTAACAACAGTGATCATTACATCAGTGTGCACACAAAGGAATTGGACACACCCCCTATTGGAGAGAGTGCATCCTCGTCATCAAGTAGACTGAGTATCAACGAGGAAGGGGTTTCCCCCATGTATGTTTCATTTGGAATTGAGCcagtatcacatgactttgGTATGTACGAGACTGAAGCGGCCGTCAATGCAACGGCTCTTGTGTTGTCGGCGACGACCAGTCAGCCTGTAGAGGGTGTGATGAGTTTGGAGAGTGGAGAGACCAAAACCAAGATGTCCGCTGAGGAGTTGAGGGAAGCTGTGCTAGTGTTAGTCAAGGCAAAGAAAGAGTTGGAGGATACAAACAG tcatctTCGAGGGATGGTTGCAGAGCTTGAGTCCACTCGTAGTCAGCTGCTGTCGGACCTTGAGGGATCGACCAATGAGATTGCATCGCTACGAGAGTTGCATACGAGTCAGCTGGCGGGGCTAGAGAGAGAGAATGATCTTCTGAGAGAGCAACTCAAGAAGTACGTGGGTATGGTGCGTAACTCCACCCACCAGAGCAATGAGAGTCTTGTACCCAGTTCAACTGAGACCGAGGGACAGGAGCAGAAGTTGGCACAG ATGGCTGAGATGTACGGAGAGCTAATGGAGTTAAACGAGCGACTCCACAAGACAATGGCTGGTAAGGACACTCTTATAACAACTCTGGTGGCCTCCATCACAGAGGCTGGACTACAG CTCCCTGTTCCTGCTGACAGTCTCCCCCCTGGTGCACTGCAACCTAAGTC ACTGGTTGATATGTGGATCCCTTCGGCCATCAAAAAGGGGCGTGGTCCAGAAGGCCACCACGTCTACCAAGTGTTTGTACGAGTGAGAAAGGAAGAGTGGAATGTGTATCGTCGCTATGCAGAGTTCAGAGAGTTCCACACACAACTAGCCAAACATCTCCCACAGGTCAACTCATTCAACTTTCCACCCAGGAAAACCAGaaacaag ACTTCTCATTTGGTAGAGGAGCGACGACTAAAGCTTCAGGACTACCTCCGTCAAGTGGTTCACCTGTGTTCCACCACACCAGTCTCAGTGATGAAGGGAAAGAAGCAGCAGCAAAAGGAGGGAGTGGGTAACTCTTCTCCTATCATACAGGCAGACATCAACAAGGCTTCCTTTGTTCACTTATTCCCATTCTTCAG AGAGGATTTGTATGTGGACAGCACCCAGCGACCCTCCAACCCATCCTACAGTGGACTGTGA
- the LOC135351242 gene encoding probable ATP-dependent RNA helicase DDX47: MASIKESDGETITFKSLGLTDVLCEACLALNWKIPTDIQREALPLAFQGRDIIGLAETGSGKTGSFALPILQSLLESPSRLYALVLTPTRELAFQIGEQFEALGAGIGVKVSVIVGGVDMVTQSLNLAKKPHIIIATPGRLVDHLENTKGFNLRSLRFLVMDEADRILNMDFETEVDKLLKVIPRERTTYLYSATMTKKVAKLQRASLHNPVKLEVSTKYQTVAKLKQYYLFIPCKYKDCYLVSLLNELAGNSFMVFCGTCNNTQRTALLLRNLGLHAIPLHGKMPQAKRLGALNKFKDKSQSILVATDVASRGLDIPHVDVVINFDIPTHSKDYIHRVGRTARAGRSGRAVTFVTQYDVELYQRIETLIDQKLSLYPTVEEEVLAMMERVAEAQRHAKMELQESSLEKKRKGLEAEEKKKPYAKRRKVDTENI; the protein is encoded by the exons ATGGCTAGTATTAAAGAAAGCGATGGAGAAACAATCACTTTCAAGTCCCTA GGCCTGACTGATGTCCTGTGTGAGGCCTGTTTGGCTCTCAACTGGAAGATCCCCACTGACATACAAAGGGAAGCACTGCCCTTGGCCTTTCAAG GACGTGACATCATTGGACTTGCTGAAACTGGATCCGGCAAAACTGGTTCGTTTGCCCTTCCCATTCTGCAGTCACTCCTGGAAAGCCCGTCAAGACTCTATGCTCTCGTGCTCACACCCACCAG AGAGCTGGCATTCCAGATAGGAGAGCAGTTTGAGGCTTTGGGGGCTGGTATCGGAGTCAAGGTTAGCGTGATAGTGGGCGGAGTCGACATGGTCACACAATCTCTTAATCTCGCCAAGAAACCGCACATTATCATCG cGACCCCTGGTCGTCTGGTGGATCATCTGGAGAACACAAAAGGTTTCAACCTTCGTTCTCTGAGGTTCCTGGTGATGGACGAGGCAGACAGAATACTCAACATGGACTTTGAAACAGAG GTAGACAAGTTACTCAAAGTTATCCCCAGAGAGCGAACCACTTATCTATACTCCGCCACCATGACTAAGAAAGTGGCTAAATTGCAGAGGGCTTCCCTACACAACCCAGTCAAATTGGAGGTCTCCACTAAGTACCAAACAGTTGCCAAGCTAAAGCAATACTACCTCTTCATACCATGCAAATACAAG GATTGCTACCTAGTGAGTCTGCTTAATGAGCTAGCTGGTAACTCATTCATGGTCTTCTGTGGCACCTGTAACAACACTCAGAG GACGGCCTTGCTGTTACGTAACCTTGGTCTCCACGCTATTCCCCTCCACGGAAAGATGCCTCAAGCCAAACGTCTCGGAGCTCTCAACAAGTTCAAAGACAAATCTCAGTCTATTTTAGTGGCTACAGATGTTGCTAGCAGAGGCCTGGACATACCTCACGTTGACGTGGTGATTAACTTTGATATCCCCACTCACTCCAAGGACTACATACATCGGGTTGGCAGGACAGCCCGTGCTGGAAGGTCAGGCAGAGCCGTCACCTTTGTCACTCA GTATGATGTCGAGTTGTACCAACGAATAGAGACACTGATCGACCAGAAGCTGTCGCTCTACCCCACAGTAGAGGAGGAGGTCCTGGCTATGATGGAGAGGGTAGCTGAAGCACAGAGACATGCAAAGATG GAGCTGCAAGAATCTTCACTGGAGAAAAAGCGAAAGGGTTTAGAGGCAGAGGAAAAGAAGAAACCCTACGCCAAACGTCGGAAGGTGGACACTGAGAACATTTAG
- the LOC135351248 gene encoding large ribosomal subunit protein uL16-like: protein MGRRPARCYRYCKNKPYPKSRFCRGVPDPKIRIYDLGSKKIPVDNFPLCVHLVSDEHEQLSGEALEAARICANKYMVKFCGKDQFHLRIRVHPFHVLRINKMLSCAGADRLQTGMRGAFGKPQGTVARIKIGQIILSVRTKDAHKASAIEAFRRAKFKFPGRQKIFVSKKWGFTKWNRDEYQEMRQDGRLIPDGVVVQYKPAKGPLINWMKRQ, encoded by the exons ATGGGTCGAAGACCTGCCAGATGTTACAGGTACTGCAAAAACAAGCCCTATCCCAAGTCAAGGTTCTGTAGGGGTGTACCCG ACCCCAAGATCAGGATCTACGATCTTGGATCCAAGAAGATACCGGTCGACAACTTTCCGCTGTGTGTCCATCTTGTGTCGGATGAGCATGAGCAGTTGTCAGGGGAAGCGTTGGAAGCAGCTCGTATCTGTGCCAACAAGTACATGGTAAAGTTTTGCGGGAAGGACCAGTTCCACTTGAGGATCAGAGTACATCCATTCCATGTCCTACGAATCAACAAAATGTTGTCGTGTGCCGGTGCTGATAG ACTTCAGACCGGAATGCGTGGTGCGTTTGGTAAACCTCAAGGCACTGTGGCTCGAATTAAGATTGGTCAGATTATTCTCTCTGTGAGGACAAAAGACGCTCACAAAGCCTCAGCTATCGAGGCCTTTAGGAGGGCAAAGTTCAAGTTCCCTGGGAGACAGAAG ATCTTTGTGTCTAAGAAATGGGGATTCACCAAGTGGAACCGTGATGAGTACCAGGAGATGCGTCAAGATGGCCGATTGATTCCTGATGGAGTGGTCGTGCAGTACAAGCCAGCTAAAGGCCCACTCATAAACTGGATGAAGAGACAATAG
- the LOC135351240 gene encoding general transcription factor IIH subunit 1-like isoform X3, translating into MIFKDLVIGGLITADEFWANRLNQTVGGASEQQESGLPSAFLADVHAVSDGCNALRFNLTPDVQHAIFKTYPTVRAKHAVLVPDKMSEEEFWKQFFQSQFFHKEAGTSGRSFFSDCLTQEQQKLVESGGGSGVKLNTTETARHQLGEEGYSVYADSAPGPSSQSAMMQRCNLHSTMVLKALHTSTPHNTPLSGDVEMETGGQEVVSLKLRPSQLTRDQVTTATSMYGLLGELSQWDAQSIDFPPSQSAVGHMMPGGSLMTTSGGCGQSSLSQEQQEMMFRHTTAVSELLRHFWSCFPVRTPQLEDKVHRMFKCLCDYEEGKFSELLTALGHGDEHRVVAHLRDTVRLALDQYHAWQAKRSSKLS; encoded by the exons ATGATCTT TAAGGACCTGGTAATTGGTGGTCTGATTACTGCTGACGAGTTCTGGGCCAATCGTCTGAATCAGACAGTGGGCGGAGCCTCAGAGCAGCAGGAGTCTGGTCTACCGTCTGCATTCCTC GCTGATGTCCATGCTGTGTCTGATGGTTGCAATGCCCTAAGGTTCAATCTAACGCCTGATGTACAACATGCCATCTTCAAAACCTACCCAACAG TGAGAGCCAAACATGCTGTGCTTGTGCCGGACAAGATGAGTGAAGAGGAGTTCTGGAAACAGTTCTTCCAGTCTCAGTTCTTCCACAAAGAGGCAGGCACAAGTGGGCGGAGCTTCTTCTCAGACTGCCTCACACAAGAGCAACAGA AGTTGGTAGAGTCTGGTGGTGGCAGCGGTGTGAAACTGAACACTACAGAGACTGCACGACATCAGCTCGGTGAAGAG ggCTACAGTGTGTATGCTGATAGTGCCCCCGGACCATCCAGTCAATCAGCCATGATGCAACGATGCAATCTACACAGCACAATGGTCCTCAAGGCCCTCCACACCTccacaccacacaacacaccactcTCAGGAGATGTGGAGATGGAAACAGGTGGACAGGAGGTGGTTTCGCTGAAGCTCCGCCCATCACAGCTGACGAGGGACCAGGTTACTACAGCAACTAGTATGTACGGACTCCTCGGTGAACTCTCGCAATGGGACGCTCAATCGATTGACTTTCCCCCCTCCCAATCAGCCGTTGGTCACATGATGCCTGGGGGCAGTCTGATGACAACatctggtgggtgtggtcagagcTCCCTCTCCCAGGAGCAGCAAGAGATGATGTTCAGACACACGACAGCTGTCAGTGAACTGCTGAGACACTTCTGGAGCTGCTTCCCAGTGCGAACTCCACAACTGGAAGATAAG GTTCATCGTATGTTCAAGTGTCTGTGTGACTACGAGGAGGGGAAGTTTAGTGAGTTGTTGACGGCCCTAGGCCATGGTGACGAGCATCGTGTGGTGGCTCACCTGAGGGACACTGTGAGACTGGCACTCGATCAGTACCATGCATGGCAGGCCAAGCGGAGCAGCAAACTCTCCTAG
- the LOC135351240 gene encoding general transcription factor IIH subunit 1-like isoform X1 gives MYRERKIKMRMSMTFKLSINVHYLEAHMAEEKPLAEFQGVRHKKQNGVLLITSLRVAWCQGDIFQAAQVSYPYNQIKSQRISPEKSSKVQLQLILRSNGSQVNFHFIGSSAMEDRDKAKVYIQQLLAKVSNEPSPELAQKANLFSTQPELHQLYKDLVIGGLITADEFWANRLNQTVGGASEQQESGLPSAFLADVHAVSDGCNALRFNLTPDVQHAIFKTYPTVRAKHAVLVPDKMSEEEFWKQFFQSQFFHKEAGTSGRSFFSDCLTQEQQKLVESGGGSGVKLNTTETARHQLGEEGYSVYADSAPGPSSQSAMMQRCNLHSTMVLKALHTSTPHNTPLSGDVEMETGGQEVVSLKLRPSQLTRDQVTTATSMYGLLGELSQWDAQSIDFPPSQSAVGHMMPGGSLMTTSGGCGQSSLSQEQQEMMFRHTTAVSELLRHFWSCFPVRTPQLEDKVHRMFKCLCDYEEGKFSELLTALGHGDEHRVVAHLRDTVRLALDQYHAWQAKRSSKLS, from the exons atgtacagagaaAGAAAGATCAAAATGCGCATGTCCATGACCTTTAAACTCTCAATAAATGTGCATTATTTAGAAGCACATATGGCTGAAGAAAAACCCCTAGCTGAGTTTCAAGGAGTTAGACACAAGAAACAAAATGGTGTGCTGCTGATCACATCCCTCAGAGTAGCCTGGTGTCAGGGGGATATTTTCCAAGCAGCTCAGGTCAGCTATCCCTATAATCAGATCAAATCTCAGCGGATTAGTCCGGAAAAAAGTTCCAAAGTTCAACTTCAGCTAATCCTGCGCTCCAATGGCTCACAAGTCAACTTTCACTTCATCGGAAGCTCTGCAATGGAGGACAGAGACAAG GCTAAGGTGTACATTCAGCAGCTACTGGCGAAGGTATCTAATGAGCCCAGTCCAGAGCTAGCTCAGAAAGCCAACCTCTTCTCAACACAACCAGAGCTGCATCAACTATA TAAGGACCTGGTAATTGGTGGTCTGATTACTGCTGACGAGTTCTGGGCCAATCGTCTGAATCAGACAGTGGGCGGAGCCTCAGAGCAGCAGGAGTCTGGTCTACCGTCTGCATTCCTC GCTGATGTCCATGCTGTGTCTGATGGTTGCAATGCCCTAAGGTTCAATCTAACGCCTGATGTACAACATGCCATCTTCAAAACCTACCCAACAG TGAGAGCCAAACATGCTGTGCTTGTGCCGGACAAGATGAGTGAAGAGGAGTTCTGGAAACAGTTCTTCCAGTCTCAGTTCTTCCACAAAGAGGCAGGCACAAGTGGGCGGAGCTTCTTCTCAGACTGCCTCACACAAGAGCAACAGA AGTTGGTAGAGTCTGGTGGTGGCAGCGGTGTGAAACTGAACACTACAGAGACTGCACGACATCAGCTCGGTGAAGAG ggCTACAGTGTGTATGCTGATAGTGCCCCCGGACCATCCAGTCAATCAGCCATGATGCAACGATGCAATCTACACAGCACAATGGTCCTCAAGGCCCTCCACACCTccacaccacacaacacaccactcTCAGGAGATGTGGAGATGGAAACAGGTGGACAGGAGGTGGTTTCGCTGAAGCTCCGCCCATCACAGCTGACGAGGGACCAGGTTACTACAGCAACTAGTATGTACGGACTCCTCGGTGAACTCTCGCAATGGGACGCTCAATCGATTGACTTTCCCCCCTCCCAATCAGCCGTTGGTCACATGATGCCTGGGGGCAGTCTGATGACAACatctggtgggtgtggtcagagcTCCCTCTCCCAGGAGCAGCAAGAGATGATGTTCAGACACACGACAGCTGTCAGTGAACTGCTGAGACACTTCTGGAGCTGCTTCCCAGTGCGAACTCCACAACTGGAAGATAAG GTTCATCGTATGTTCAAGTGTCTGTGTGACTACGAGGAGGGGAAGTTTAGTGAGTTGTTGACGGCCCTAGGCCATGGTGACGAGCATCGTGTGGTGGCTCACCTGAGGGACACTGTGAGACTGGCACTCGATCAGTACCATGCATGGCAGGCCAAGCGGAGCAGCAAACTCTCCTAG
- the LOC135351241 gene encoding mitotic spindle assembly checkpoint protein MAD1-like — protein sequence MEEEEIGSPNSSKAYEADVSLSESYGSVALSEALPNEDCLERPPPVTYVRRPPPLSSVRQQVELIRARSRIVELESALAAGRRAVKRARIEEDDHVTSHVTLDKEEQERLHKLEQERCKLLEEMSSKKSELEATKDKLEEVKSELTAILSDKETEMKKLREEVAELRSGLDDSNGSRARLVMEVDSLRLQAASHAVQELDTLTAAHTRTVESLTARLKGAEVAEGALKSSQARVKDLERQLKTHRQDSYLMETVRERLLLCDELERRMGQLQEENSVLIRNRDNQHLLRYKVTSLTERCERLQGLEESAARLTLENTQLKERLEGVESGGGASTALLQYRVSQLQNNEKILVAKRGELEAKLHTTEADAAVASHALKEVKGQLSKAQQECKDKDEKIQRLEKRLLFVTKEREGCMNVLNSYSRDSGVDGILKQSISELESQVVRANARIAELEIEIEQHSSRAIAH from the exons ATGGAGGAAGAAGAAATTGGCTCTCCAAATAGCTCAAAAGCCTATGAAGCTGATGTATCACTATCTGAGAGCTATGGAAGTGTTGCTTTATCCGAAGCTTTACCCAATGAGGACTGTCTAGAGAGACCACCCCCTGTGACGTATGTGAGAAGACCACCTCCCCTTTCCTCTGTACGACAACAGGTGGAGCTCATCCGTGCACGCAGTCGCATTGTAGAGTTAGAGTCTGCATTGGCTGCTGGTCGACGGGCGGTCAAGAGGGCTCGTATAGAGGAGGACGATCATGTGACCAGTCATGTGACCCTCGACAAGGAGGAGCAAGAACGACTGCACAAG CTTGAACAAGAGCGTTGCAAGTTATTGGAGGAAATGAGCTCAAAGAAATCGGAACTGGAGGCAACAAAAGACAAGCTAGAAGAAGTTAAGTCGGAGCTTACGGCGATTCTGTCAGATAAGGAAACAGAGATGAAGAAGTTGAGAGAGGAGGTGGCTGAG TTACGCAGTGGTCTGGATGACAGCAATGGGTCCCGGGCTAGACTGGTGATGGAGGTGGACTCACTCCGACTGCAGGCTGCCTCTCATGCAGTACAAGAACTGGACACTCTCACTGCAGCTCACACAAG GACTGTGGAGTCCCTGACGGCTCGTCTGAAGGGAGCGGAAGTGGCCGAGGGAGCACTGAAGAGCAGTCAGGCCCGAGTGAAGGACCTGGAGAGACAACTCAAGACTCACAGACAAGATAGCTACTTGATGGAGACAGTGAGAGAGAGGTTGCTCCTCTGTGATGAGCTGGAGCGGAGGATGGGGCAACTGCAGGAGGAGAATAGCGTGCTAATAAGGAACAGGGACAACCAGCACTTACTCAG ATACAAGGTGACTTCATTGACAGAGCGCTGTGAGCGTCTTCAAGGACTGGAGGAGAGTGCTGCCAGACTCACTCTGGAGAACACCCAGCTGAAGGAGAGgctggagggggtggagtcaGGGGGTGGGGCATCAACAGCGCTGCTCCAGTATCGAGTGTCACAGCTGCAGAACAACGAGAAGATCCTGGTGGCTAAGAGAGGAGAGCTAGAGGCAAA ACTGCATACCACTGAGGCAGATGCTGCAGTAGCTAGCCATGCGCTGAAAGaggttaaaggtcaactgAGTAAGGCTCAACAGGAGTGTAAAGACAAGGATGAGAAAATTCAGAGGCTAGAAAAACGATTGCTGTTTGTAACcaag GAGCGAGAAGGTTGTATGAACGTGCTCAACTCTTACTCTCGTGACTCGGGGGTGGACGGAATATTGAAACAGAGTATTTCAGAG TTGGAGTCACAAGTGGTGAGAGCCAATGCTAGGATCGCTGAGCTGGAG ATTGAGATTGAGCAACACTCATCCAGAGCTATTGCACACTGA
- the LOC135351240 gene encoding general transcription factor IIH subunit 1-like isoform X2 gives MYRERKIKMRMSMTFKLSINVHYLEAHMAEEKPLAEFQGVRHKKQNGVLLITSLRVAWCQGDIFQAAQVSYPYNQIKSQRISPEKSSKVQLQLILRSNGSQVNFHFIGSSAMEDRDKAKVYIQQLLAKVSNEPSPELAQKANLFSTQPELHQLYKDLVIGGLITADEFWANRLNQTVGGASEQQESGLPSAFLADVHAVSDGCNALRFNLTPDVQHAIFKTYPTVRAKHAVLVPDKMSEEEFWKQFFQSQFFHKEAGTSGRSFFSDCLTQEQQKLVESGGGSGVKLNTTETARHQLGEEGYSVYADSAPGPSSQSAMMQRCNLHSTMVLKALHTSTPHNTPLSGDVEMETGGQEVVSLKLRPSQLTRDQVTTATSMYGLLGELSQWDAQSIDFPPSQSAVGHMMPGGSLMTTSGGCGQSSLSQEQQEMMFRHTTAVSELLRHFWSCFPVRTPQLEDKFVSCRFIVCSSVCVTTRRGSLVSC, from the exons atgtacagagaaAGAAAGATCAAAATGCGCATGTCCATGACCTTTAAACTCTCAATAAATGTGCATTATTTAGAAGCACATATGGCTGAAGAAAAACCCCTAGCTGAGTTTCAAGGAGTTAGACACAAGAAACAAAATGGTGTGCTGCTGATCACATCCCTCAGAGTAGCCTGGTGTCAGGGGGATATTTTCCAAGCAGCTCAGGTCAGCTATCCCTATAATCAGATCAAATCTCAGCGGATTAGTCCGGAAAAAAGTTCCAAAGTTCAACTTCAGCTAATCCTGCGCTCCAATGGCTCACAAGTCAACTTTCACTTCATCGGAAGCTCTGCAATGGAGGACAGAGACAAG GCTAAGGTGTACATTCAGCAGCTACTGGCGAAGGTATCTAATGAGCCCAGTCCAGAGCTAGCTCAGAAAGCCAACCTCTTCTCAACACAACCAGAGCTGCATCAACTATA TAAGGACCTGGTAATTGGTGGTCTGATTACTGCTGACGAGTTCTGGGCCAATCGTCTGAATCAGACAGTGGGCGGAGCCTCAGAGCAGCAGGAGTCTGGTCTACCGTCTGCATTCCTC GCTGATGTCCATGCTGTGTCTGATGGTTGCAATGCCCTAAGGTTCAATCTAACGCCTGATGTACAACATGCCATCTTCAAAACCTACCCAACAG TGAGAGCCAAACATGCTGTGCTTGTGCCGGACAAGATGAGTGAAGAGGAGTTCTGGAAACAGTTCTTCCAGTCTCAGTTCTTCCACAAAGAGGCAGGCACAAGTGGGCGGAGCTTCTTCTCAGACTGCCTCACACAAGAGCAACAGA AGTTGGTAGAGTCTGGTGGTGGCAGCGGTGTGAAACTGAACACTACAGAGACTGCACGACATCAGCTCGGTGAAGAG ggCTACAGTGTGTATGCTGATAGTGCCCCCGGACCATCCAGTCAATCAGCCATGATGCAACGATGCAATCTACACAGCACAATGGTCCTCAAGGCCCTCCACACCTccacaccacacaacacaccactcTCAGGAGATGTGGAGATGGAAACAGGTGGACAGGAGGTGGTTTCGCTGAAGCTCCGCCCATCACAGCTGACGAGGGACCAGGTTACTACAGCAACTAGTATGTACGGACTCCTCGGTGAACTCTCGCAATGGGACGCTCAATCGATTGACTTTCCCCCCTCCCAATCAGCCGTTGGTCACATGATGCCTGGGGGCAGTCTGATGACAACatctggtgggtgtggtcagagcTCCCTCTCCCAGGAGCAGCAAGAGATGATGTTCAGACACACGACAGCTGTCAGTGAACTGCTGAGACACTTCTGGAGCTGCTTCCCAGTGCGAACTCCACAACTGGAAGATAAG TTTGTTTCCTGCAGGTTCATCGTATGTTCAAGTGTCTGTGTGACTACGAGGAGGGGAAGTTTAGTGAGTTGTTGA